The following proteins come from a genomic window of Halorussus halophilus:
- a CDS encoding class I SAM-dependent methyltransferase: MEVACVRVEREQGEETRRRLAERDLVADELQITVEDGWLYVPVTDAGAVPDDLTVVEHDIAKRNTQDMPADLLGFEPTYERLGDIVILDEDDPDRAQRIADAIMESDLPVETVLNRASKVKGELRVRDWDVLAGNETEASGASRGSEDASSGTETVHREYGCEFLLDVAEVYFSPRLATERHRVAEQVESEERVFDMFAGVGPFVVPCAKRGADVVGVDLNERAVEYLRENARRNGVEDRVTAIQGDVGEVAPEYEDWADRVIMNLPHSADEFVDAAVTIAGDDCVLHYYDIQHEDDPFGPGEAVIRAAAEPEYEVEVETRHVVRSYAPHELNVCLDVRLTR, encoded by the coding sequence ATGGAAGTGGCGTGCGTTCGCGTCGAGCGCGAACAGGGCGAGGAGACCCGTCGCCGACTGGCCGAGCGGGACCTCGTCGCCGACGAGTTGCAGATAACGGTCGAAGACGGGTGGCTCTACGTTCCCGTCACCGACGCCGGGGCGGTTCCAGACGACTTGACCGTCGTGGAACACGACATCGCCAAGCGGAACACCCAAGACATGCCCGCCGACTTGTTGGGCTTCGAACCGACGTACGAGCGCCTGGGCGACATCGTCATCCTCGACGAAGACGACCCCGACCGTGCCCAACGAATCGCCGACGCCATCATGGAGTCGGACCTGCCCGTCGAAACGGTCCTCAATCGCGCTTCGAAGGTCAAGGGCGAACTGCGCGTGCGGGACTGGGACGTACTGGCTGGGAATGAAACTGAGGCGAGCGGAGCGAGCCGGGGGTCGGAAGACGCGTCGTCCGGGACGGAGACGGTTCACCGCGAGTACGGCTGTGAGTTCCTGCTGGACGTGGCCGAGGTGTACTTCTCGCCCCGACTGGCGACCGAACGTCATCGTGTTGCCGAACAGGTCGAGAGTGAGGAGCGCGTCTTCGACATGTTCGCGGGTGTCGGGCCGTTCGTCGTCCCCTGCGCCAAGCGCGGTGCGGACGTCGTCGGCGTAGACCTGAACGAGCGCGCAGTCGAGTACCTTCGGGAGAACGCTCGGCGGAACGGCGTCGAGGACCGAGTCACCGCGATTCAGGGGGACGTAGGGGAAGTCGCACCGGAGTACGAAGACTGGGCCGACCGCGTCATCATGAACCTACCCCACAGCGCCGACGAGTTCGTAGACGCTGCCGTCACCATCGCGGGCGACGACTGCGTGCTGCACTACTACGACATCCAGCACGAGGACGACCCGTTCGGACCCGGCGAGGCCGTGATTCGGGCGGCCGCGGAACCGGAGTACGAGGTCGAAGTCGAGACGCGCCACGTCGTCCGGTCGTACGCACCACACGAGTTGAACGTCTGTCTGGACGTGCGACTCACTCGCTGA
- the dph5 gene encoding diphthine synthase — protein MLTFVGLGLYDERSVTVEGQHALRTADRVFAEFYTSKLLGATVEDIEAAHDTEIEVRDRAGVEQDPEDILQAAEEGEAVFATAGDTMISTTHVDLRLRAEERGIDTRVVHAPTAESAASGLTGLQNYRFGKATTLPFDYAHGADGVPASVTNAIDENRERGLHTLVYLDIKVRNDEYMTASHAADLLAEEYGDVLAVVVARAGSPNPLVAADALSELAERAFGDPLHLLVIPGDLHHIEADALSTLAGAPDELLNVE, from the coding sequence ATGCTCACCTTCGTTGGACTCGGTCTCTACGACGAGCGGTCGGTGACGGTCGAAGGCCAGCACGCCCTTCGAACGGCCGACCGCGTCTTCGCGGAGTTCTACACCAGCAAGCTACTCGGTGCGACCGTCGAAGACATCGAAGCCGCCCACGACACCGAAATCGAGGTTCGTGACCGCGCTGGCGTCGAACAGGACCCAGAAGACATTCTCCAAGCTGCCGAGGAGGGCGAAGCCGTGTTCGCCACCGCAGGCGACACGATGATTTCGACCACCCACGTGGACCTCCGCCTCCGCGCCGAGGAGCGCGGCATCGACACGCGCGTCGTCCACGCACCGACAGCAGAGTCGGCGGCGAGCGGCCTCACCGGACTCCAGAACTATCGGTTCGGCAAGGCGACGACGCTCCCCTTCGACTACGCCCACGGCGCTGACGGCGTGCCCGCGAGCGTTACGAACGCCATCGACGAGAACCGCGAGCGCGGCCTGCACACGCTCGTCTACCTCGACATCAAGGTCCGCAACGACGAGTACATGACCGCAAGCCACGCCGCCGACCTGCTCGCCGAGGAGTACGGTGACGTACTGGCGGTCGTCGTTGCACGCGCGGGCAGTCCAAACCCGCTGGTCGCCGCCGACGCGCTCTCGGAACTCGCCGAGCGAGCGTTCGGCGACCCGCTTCATCTACTGGTGATTCCGGGCGACCTCCACCACATAGAAGCAGACGCGCTCTCGACGCTGGCTGGCGCGCCCGACGAACTGCTCAACGTGGAGTGA
- the artA gene encoding archaeosortase A, whose amino-acid sequence MSLLTDPLAWLAAQSDTLAWLSIALFAGSVLLDWYDRDLARYVAAIAWGVFGVFWLVLFPHFAFEQRSAIEGLLSLAALPASLYAAYLLLQGRETLFLLTRAVAIMGVVYLPFTMYAPGKELLIETVAAQGHFVLDLLGQDQIRLIERDNGFMGQYYYMHPEKGPFRTSVLLACTGLGSMAIFSGLIGAVRAPLRRKLKALAIAIPVIWTLNLARVVFITMAFSYQWLQVGVGPISSLVGYENPNMVSYFISDRIIAQSLSVVALVGIAWAVARVLPELLTVAEDVMYIVTGDEYDLHDAVGAEKTVRADGDGR is encoded by the coding sequence GTGAGTCTACTGACCGACCCGCTCGCGTGGCTGGCCGCCCAATCGGACACCCTCGCGTGGCTCTCCATCGCCCTCTTCGCGGGCAGCGTCCTCCTGGACTGGTACGACCGCGACCTCGCGCGCTATGTCGCGGCGATTGCATGGGGCGTCTTCGGCGTCTTCTGGCTGGTGTTGTTCCCTCACTTCGCGTTCGAACAGCGGAGCGCGATCGAAGGCCTGCTCAGCCTCGCCGCACTTCCGGCCAGTCTGTACGCCGCCTACCTCCTCCTGCAAGGCCGCGAGACGCTGTTCTTGCTGACGCGTGCAGTCGCAATCATGGGCGTCGTCTACCTCCCGTTCACGATGTACGCGCCGGGCAAGGAGTTGCTCATCGAGACGGTGGCCGCACAAGGCCACTTCGTGCTGGACCTGCTGGGCCAAGACCAAATTCGACTCATCGAGCGTGACAACGGTTTCATGGGGCAGTACTACTACATGCACCCGGAGAAAGGGCCGTTCCGGACGAGCGTCCTGCTGGCGTGTACCGGTCTCGGAAGCATGGCGATATTCAGCGGTCTCATCGGTGCGGTGCGCGCGCCGCTCCGTCGCAAACTGAAGGCACTAGCTATCGCCATCCCGGTTATCTGGACGCTCAACCTCGCGCGGGTCGTGTTCATCACGATGGCGTTCAGCTACCAGTGGTTGCAGGTCGGCGTCGGGCCTATCAGTTCGCTGGTCGGCTACGAGAACCCCAACATGGTGTCGTACTTCATCTCCGACCGAATCATCGCCCAGAGCCTCTCGGTGGTCGCACTCGTCGGTATCGCGTGGGCAGTCGCCCGCGTACTGCCCGAGTTGCTCACCGTCGCCGAGGACGTGATGTACATCGTCACGGGCGATGAGTACGACCTCCACGACGCAGTCGGAGCCGAAAAAACAGTTCGCGCAGACGGCGACGGTCGTTGA
- a CDS encoding DUF7827 domain-containing protein → MTNDKLRSVFMTAMLVMSVFAGTAAFAGTAAANHDGAGEDISSESVLFQGQTAAWDTGGNSDTTVTLYDQDGNYVDQYSADESGHVTFNTANLNGKYNATVDQDTYQTFQVVEQSLSVSPDSASVVQAGNLSISIDDTNRANEFDINVTSSAVMNDIDNASKASEFADDLNDGAPGYVVSVEEGDELNIPIKSNAETGNDTVNIDVADTTASESIDVTVNQPDDVDATFTEGVFRNQRGDNVEVTVNLTATDSAYVYVGSSDVNYLQRIEVTDGNNDGQVAFNFNSYQDGGSVSPVDSEDSASIVSWDGSIGDNVGALADGNYALNVTTPSEPSSATELDVSTLSLAQRSTDAAQSWVAPESASVAPDAAPSDVTDIVSQSDTVASGDWAVVQVEASGIYGALGDNANVDENDQGLMFQVRQENPGVNAQPQYFDSSSSNVQTVTDAENNTLYVLINTDEVTPTNADSAGLATGEWNATFTVVGSNGATSGSDSAYKLAGKSNESVSTTFTVENPEVTINDGEDLTVPQGEYNVSGSTNLAPGTTLTVESRAGGTFLKTASVEVGPEGNFEAAYDFSDVDNGTEFTVEARGYSDSGVSAVVDEDFQPDDGSDNTTTPDETTTTPDETTTTPDETTTTPGDTTTTPGDTTEAPGETTTTTSSDGGSGTIPGFGISVALVALVAAALLAFRRSN, encoded by the coding sequence ATGACAAATGACAAACTACGCAGTGTGTTCATGACTGCGATGCTGGTTATGTCCGTCTTCGCGGGCACTGCCGCATTCGCAGGAACGGCCGCTGCAAACCACGATGGCGCTGGTGAGGACATCAGCTCAGAGTCAGTCCTCTTCCAGGGTCAGACCGCTGCCTGGGATACTGGCGGCAACAGCGACACCACAGTAACGCTCTACGACCAAGACGGTAACTACGTGGACCAGTACTCTGCTGACGAGTCTGGTCACGTCACGTTCAACACCGCAAACCTGAACGGCAAGTACAACGCCACCGTCGACCAGGATACGTACCAGACGTTCCAGGTCGTCGAGCAGAGTCTCTCCGTTAGCCCGGACAGCGCGAGTGTTGTTCAGGCCGGTAACCTGTCGATTAGCATCGACGACACGAACCGCGCTAACGAGTTCGACATCAACGTTACGTCGAGCGCGGTCATGAACGACATCGACAACGCGTCGAAGGCCTCCGAGTTTGCAGACGACCTGAACGACGGCGCGCCCGGCTATGTCGTCTCTGTCGAGGAGGGTGACGAACTCAACATCCCGATTAAGTCCAACGCAGAGACGGGCAACGACACCGTCAACATCGATGTCGCGGACACCACCGCATCGGAGTCCATCGACGTTACGGTGAACCAGCCTGACGACGTTGACGCAACGTTCACCGAGGGCGTCTTCCGCAACCAGCGCGGTGACAACGTCGAAGTGACTGTCAACCTCACCGCGACGGACTCGGCGTACGTCTACGTCGGTTCCTCGGACGTCAACTACCTCCAGCGCATCGAAGTCACGGACGGTAACAACGACGGCCAAGTTGCCTTCAACTTCAACAGCTACCAGGACGGTGGCTCGGTCAGTCCCGTTGACAGCGAAGACAGCGCAAGCATCGTCAGCTGGGACGGTTCGATCGGTGACAATGTCGGCGCTCTCGCAGACGGCAACTACGCGCTGAACGTCACTACCCCGAGCGAGCCGAGCTCGGCGACCGAGCTTGACGTCTCCACGCTCTCGCTCGCACAGCGCTCCACCGACGCAGCCCAGAGCTGGGTTGCTCCGGAAAGCGCTTCGGTGGCGCCCGACGCTGCCCCGAGCGACGTTACTGACATCGTCAGCCAGAGCGACACCGTCGCAAGCGGCGACTGGGCTGTCGTTCAGGTCGAAGCATCCGGTATCTACGGTGCTCTCGGCGACAACGCGAATGTCGACGAGAACGACCAGGGCCTCATGTTCCAGGTTCGACAAGAGAACCCCGGTGTGAACGCCCAGCCGCAGTACTTCGACAGCAGCAGTTCGAACGTCCAGACGGTCACGGACGCAGAGAACAACACGCTCTACGTCCTGATCAACACGGACGAAGTTACGCCGACCAACGCTGACAGTGCTGGTCTGGCCACCGGCGAGTGGAACGCAACGTTCACCGTCGTTGGTAGTAACGGTGCAACCTCCGGCTCGGACTCCGCCTACAAGCTCGCGGGCAAGAGCAACGAGTCCGTCTCGACCACCTTCACGGTCGAGAATCCTGAGGTCACCATCAACGATGGCGAGGACCTCACCGTCCCGCAGGGCGAGTACAACGTCAGCGGTTCGACCAACCTCGCACCCGGCACGACGCTCACCGTCGAGTCGCGTGCAGGCGGTACGTTCCTGAAGACGGCATCCGTCGAAGTCGGCCCCGAGGGCAACTTCGAGGCAGCCTACGACTTCAGCGACGTTGACAACGGCACGGAGTTCACCGTCGAAGCTCGCGGCTACTCCGACTCCGGTGTCAGCGCAGTCGTCGACGAGGACTTCCAGCCGGACGACGGCTCGGACAACACGACGACTCCGGACGAGACCACGACGACTCCGGACGAGACCACGACGACTCCGGACGAGACCACGACGACGCCTGGCGACACGACGACGACGCCTGGCGACACGACCGAAGCCCCCGGTGAAACGACCACGACCACCAGCAGTGACGGTGGCAGTGGTACCATCCCCGGCTTCGGCATCAGCGTCGCACTCGTCGCACTCGTCGCAGCCGCGCTGCTGGCCTTCCGCCGCAGCAACTAG
- a CDS encoding VOC family protein: MNATLDHVMIRVEDLDATLDWYQGHLGYEEKGRWEADTFTNVYLGPEDVHEEGALLEITYNHDDRSYEMGDGWGHIAVRVDDVYDAYEQLMDEGVEDYRDPDSCGGSYAFVTDPDGHEVEIVERDYGAPWSLDHTMIRVEDADEALGWYTRKLEYEHTGRWESDTFANYFMKPEGAADEAMAVELTYNYDGRTYDLGDAWGHLCIRADDLSEAWKTLLERDAEDYRDPESCDNRYAFTKDMDGHEIEVLEPSE, encoded by the coding sequence ATGAACGCTACGCTCGACCACGTGATGATTCGCGTCGAAGACCTCGACGCGACGCTCGACTGGTATCAGGGCCACCTCGGCTACGAGGAGAAGGGACGCTGGGAGGCAGACACTTTCACCAACGTCTATCTCGGCCCGGAGGACGTACACGAGGAGGGCGCGCTCCTCGAAATCACCTACAATCACGACGACCGGAGCTACGAGATGGGCGACGGCTGGGGCCACATCGCCGTGCGCGTAGACGACGTGTACGACGCCTACGAGCAACTGATGGACGAAGGCGTCGAAGACTACCGCGACCCCGACTCCTGTGGCGGCAGCTACGCGTTCGTCACAGACCCCGACGGACACGAGGTCGAAATCGTCGAACGGGACTACGGCGCGCCGTGGAGCCTCGACCACACGATGATTCGCGTCGAGGACGCAGACGAGGCCCTCGGCTGGTACACCCGCAAGCTGGAATACGAACACACCGGCCGCTGGGAGTCCGACACCTTCGCGAACTACTTCATGAAGCCCGAAGGCGCGGCCGACGAAGCGATGGCAGTGGAGTTGACCTACAACTACGACGGGCGCACGTACGACCTCGGTGACGCGTGGGGCCACCTCTGCATCCGCGCCGACGACTTGTCCGAGGCGTGGAAGACGCTGCTGGAACGCGACGCTGAGGACTACCGCGACCCCGAGTCCTGCGACAACCGCTACGCGTTCACGAAGGATATGGACGGCCACGAAATCGAAGTGCTGGAACCGAGCGAGTAG
- a CDS encoding TIGR04206 family protein: protein MGDDGDSVRLVALLALTVVPWTILGDGSLVFPWGLAIVDSLHVTTVWDYVFVYTAGLPRRLLAWPIGSLLYLLAVLSAGVGVLVGEGYEDRRLTGGLLALAGANHLLFAVGMANRSRLTVIPLGVVLLWGAAWWFHWPDIRRIV, encoded by the coding sequence ATGGGCGACGACGGCGACAGCGTTAGACTGGTGGCTCTTCTTGCGCTCACCGTCGTTCCGTGGACGATTCTCGGCGACGGCAGTCTCGTCTTCCCGTGGGGGTTGGCAATCGTCGATTCCTTGCACGTGACCACCGTCTGGGACTACGTGTTCGTCTACACCGCTGGGCTTCCGCGCCGACTGCTCGCATGGCCGATAGGGTCGCTGCTGTACCTGTTGGCGGTTCTGAGTGCTGGTGTCGGGGTGTTGGTGGGAGAGGGGTACGAGGACAGGCGACTGACCGGTGGCCTCCTCGCGCTCGCGGGCGCGAATCATCTATTATTCGCAGTCGGAATGGCGAACCGCTCACGGTTGACCGTGATTCCGCTCGGAGTAGTGTTGCTGTGGGGCGCGGCGTGGTGGTTCCACTGGCCGGATATTCGACGGATCGTGTAA
- a CDS encoding OBG GTPase family GTP-binding protein, which translates to MGLEEEIEDLREEIAETPYNKSTEAHIGRLKSKLAEKKEKLRNQSSAGGGEGYAVEKTGDATVAFVGFPSVGKSTLLNSLTAAESETGEYEFTTLNVNPGMLQYNGANIQLLDVPGLIEGAAHGRGGGQEVLSVVRAADLVVFVLSVFEIEQYDKLKQELYANKIRLDQGPPSVKIAKKGKGGIRVTSSVDLEMSENVVKEVLREQGYVNADVTIREQLDIDRLVDGVMDNREYLPSIVSVNKVDLIEPDYIETVKDDLRDHDIDPEEAIFISAEEEKGLESLKEHIWEALGLMRIYMDKPGRGVDYDEPLVLPRGSTIEDACHHLGGDLEQRFRFARVSGPSAKHDEQQVGMGHELADEDVLRLVVRK; encoded by the coding sequence ATGGGACTGGAGGAGGAAATCGAAGACCTCCGCGAAGAGATAGCGGAGACGCCGTACAACAAGTCTACCGAGGCGCACATCGGTCGGCTGAAGTCGAAACTCGCGGAGAAGAAAGAGAAGCTACGAAACCAGTCCTCCGCGGGCGGCGGGGAAGGCTACGCCGTCGAGAAGACTGGCGACGCCACCGTCGCGTTCGTCGGATTCCCCAGCGTCGGGAAGTCCACACTGCTGAACTCGCTCACCGCCGCCGAGAGCGAGACCGGCGAGTACGAGTTCACCACGCTGAACGTGAATCCGGGGATGCTCCAGTACAACGGCGCAAACATCCAACTGTTAGACGTGCCGGGCCTCATCGAAGGCGCGGCCCACGGACGCGGCGGCGGCCAAGAAGTCCTCTCGGTCGTGCGGGCCGCAGACCTCGTGGTGTTCGTCCTCTCGGTGTTCGAAATCGAGCAGTACGACAAGCTCAAACAGGAGTTGTACGCGAACAAGATTCGACTCGACCAAGGGCCACCGAGCGTCAAGATCGCGAAGAAAGGGAAGGGTGGCATCCGGGTCACCTCCAGCGTGGACTTGGAAATGTCCGAGAACGTCGTGAAGGAAGTCTTGCGCGAGCAGGGCTACGTCAACGCCGACGTGACCATCCGCGAGCAGTTGGACATCGACCGCCTCGTGGACGGCGTGATGGACAACCGGGAGTACCTGCCCTCCATCGTCTCGGTGAACAAGGTGGACCTCATCGAACCGGACTACATCGAGACGGTCAAAGACGACCTGCGCGACCACGACATCGACCCCGAAGAAGCCATCTTCATCTCCGCGGAGGAGGAGAAGGGTCTCGAATCGCTCAAAGAACACATCTGGGAGGCGCTCGGCCTGATGCGAATCTACATGGACAAACCGGGCCGCGGCGTGGACTACGACGAACCGCTCGTGTTGCCCCGCGGTTCGACAATCGAAGACGCCTGCCACCACCTCGGCGGCGACCTAGAACAGCGGTTCCGCTTCGCACGCGTCTCCGGTCCGAGCGCAAAACACGACGAACAGCAGGTCGGCATGGGCCACGAACTCGCCGACGAAGACGTGCTTCGTCTCGTCGTGCGCAAGTGA
- a CDS encoding VNG_1110C family protein, with product MPGPSTFRDSTQIVLPADELEGLEAELQAQFTVSIFKPAEDWARIIGSPVEIEEATEFLSRHGVSLP from the coding sequence ATGCCCGGCCCCTCCACGTTTCGGGACAGCACACAGATAGTTCTCCCCGCCGACGAGTTGGAGGGGCTCGAAGCGGAGTTGCAAGCGCAGTTTACAGTTAGCATCTTCAAGCCAGCGGAGGATTGGGCTCGCATCATCGGCAGTCCGGTCGAAATCGAGGAAGCGACCGAGTTCCTCTCCCGTCACGGCGTCAGTCTGCCTTGA
- a CDS encoding 50S ribosomal protein L11 has translation MADTIEVLVPGGQADPGPPLGPELGPTAVNVQDVVNDINEQTEAFDGTEVPVTITVEDDGSYEIEVGVPPTAALIKDEAGFDTGSGEPQKDFVADISIEQVKTIAEQKSPDLLAYDTKNAAKEVVGTCASLGVTIEGDDAREFKEKVDAGEYDDVLVEA, from the coding sequence ATGGCTGATACAATCGAAGTACTCGTACCCGGTGGTCAGGCCGACCCCGGCCCGCCGCTCGGCCCGGAACTCGGCCCGACCGCGGTCAACGTGCAGGACGTCGTCAACGACATCAACGAACAGACCGAAGCCTTCGACGGCACCGAGGTCCCCGTGACCATCACCGTCGAAGACGACGGGAGCTACGAGATCGAAGTCGGTGTCCCGCCGACGGCCGCGCTCATCAAGGACGAGGCCGGATTCGACACCGGTAGCGGCGAGCCCCAGAAGGACTTCGTCGCGGACATCTCCATCGAACAAGTCAAGACCATTGCCGAGCAGAAGTCCCCGGACCTGCTCGCCTACGACACGAAGAACGCCGCGAAGGAAGTCGTCGGCACCTGCGCCTCGCTCGGCGTCACCATCGAGGGCGACGACGCACGAGAGTTCAAAGAGAAGGTCGACGCCGGCGAGTACGACGACGTGCTGGTCGAAGCGTAA
- a CDS encoding 50S ribosomal protein L1, with protein sequence MADQEIEQAVASALEDRPERNFRETVDLAINLRDLDLNEPSNRVDESIVLPAGTGQETKIVVFAEGETALRAEDVADEVFDSDELEDLGGDDDRAKDLADETDFFIAEAALMQDIGRYLGTILGPRGKMPEPLQPDDDVVETVNRMKNTVQLRSGDRRTFHTRVGAEDMDAEEIADNIDVILRRLHSDLEKGPLNIDSVFVKTTMGPAKEVA encoded by the coding sequence ATGGCAGATCAGGAAATAGAGCAAGCAGTTGCAAGCGCACTCGAGGACCGACCTGAGCGGAACTTCCGCGAGACGGTGGACCTCGCTATCAACTTGCGTGACCTAGACCTTAACGAACCGTCGAACCGTGTAGACGAGAGTATCGTCCTCCCTGCCGGGACTGGACAAGAGACGAAGATCGTCGTGTTCGCGGAAGGCGAGACGGCACTTCGTGCGGAAGACGTTGCAGACGAAGTCTTCGACAGCGACGAACTCGAAGACCTCGGAGGCGACGACGACCGCGCGAAGGACCTCGCCGACGAAACCGACTTCTTCATCGCCGAGGCGGCACTGATGCAAGACATCGGTCGCTACCTCGGTACCATTCTCGGCCCCCGAGGGAAGATGCCCGAACCACTCCAACCCGACGACGACGTCGTCGAGACTGTCAACCGTATGAAGAATACGGTGCAGCTTCGGAGTGGCGACCGGCGCACCTTCCACACCCGCGTTGGCGCGGAGGACATGGACGCGGAGGAAATCGCCGACAACATCGACGTCATCCTTCGCCGACTTCACTCCGACCTGGAGAAGGGTCCACTCAACATCGACAGCGTCTTCGTGAAGACGACGATGGGGCCCGCCAAGGAGGTAGCCTAA
- a CDS encoding 50S ribosomal protein L10 → MSAEAERKTETIPEWKREEVDDLVDLIDGYSSVGIVNVAGIPSRQLQTMRRNLHGSAELRISRNTLLSRALDEVDAGVEELNEYVAGEVGLIGTNDNPFGLYKQLEESKSPAPIGAGEVAPNDIMIPEGDTGVDPGPFVGELQSIGAAARIMDGSIQVTEDSLVVEEGEEVSADVANVLAELGMEPKEVGLDLSGVYSDGVLFEADELAIDVEEYRADVEAAAARARNLSVNAVYPTAQTTPTLIQKAEGEAKSLGLSASVESPDLADDLVSKADGQVRALAAQIDDEEALPEELRDIDAPAAGSGSTEDESTDEETESEAEEDDTDEDEDDDGSDGGEGLGAMFG, encoded by the coding sequence ATGTCGGCCGAAGCCGAACGCAAGACCGAGACCATTCCCGAGTGGAAGCGCGAAGAGGTCGACGACCTCGTGGACCTCATCGACGGCTACAGCAGCGTCGGCATCGTCAACGTCGCTGGCATCCCGTCTCGCCAGCTTCAGACGATGCGCCGCAACCTGCACGGGAGTGCAGAGCTTCGCATCAGCCGGAACACGCTCCTCTCGCGCGCGCTCGACGAAGTCGATGCGGGCGTCGAAGAGCTGAACGAGTACGTCGCTGGCGAGGTGGGTCTCATCGGCACGAACGACAACCCCTTCGGACTGTACAAACAGCTCGAAGAGTCGAAGAGTCCGGCACCCATCGGTGCTGGCGAAGTCGCGCCGAACGACATCATGATTCCGGAAGGCGACACTGGTGTCGATCCGGGTCCGTTCGTGGGCGAACTCCAGAGCATCGGTGCGGCGGCACGCATCATGGACGGTTCCATCCAAGTCACCGAGGACAGCCTCGTCGTCGAAGAAGGCGAAGAGGTCTCCGCGGACGTCGCGAACGTCCTCGCGGAACTCGGCATGGAACCCAAAGAGGTCGGACTCGACCTCAGCGGCGTCTACTCCGACGGCGTCCTCTTCGAGGCCGACGAACTGGCCATCGACGTCGAGGAGTACCGCGCAGACGTCGAGGCTGCCGCGGCCCGCGCTCGGAACCTCTCGGTCAACGCGGTCTACCCGACCGCCCAGACCACGCCGACGCTCATCCAGAAGGCAGAAGGCGAGGCCAAGAGCCTCGGTCTGTCGGCGTCCGTCGAGAGCCCGGACCTCGCGGACGACCTCGTGAGCAAGGCCGACGGCCAAGTGCGCGCACTTGCTGCTCAGATTGACGACGAAGAAGCACTGCCCGAGGAGCTTCGTGACATCGACGCTCCCGCCGCTGGCAGTGGTTCAACGGAAGACGAATCGACCGACGAAGAAACTGAATCCGAAGCCGAGGAAGACGACACCGACGAGGACGAAGACGACGACGGGTCCGACGGTGGCGAAGGTCTCGGTGCGATGTTCGGATAA
- the rpl12p gene encoding 50S ribosomal protein P1, which yields MEYVYAALILNESGEEINEENLTNVLDAAGVDVEESRVKALVAALEDVDIDEAVEQAAAVPAGGAAAGGAVEGSADEGGDDEAEEEEAEAEEEEDDGDDEADGEGLGELFG from the coding sequence ATGGAATACGTTTACGCTGCGCTCATCCTGAACGAATCGGGCGAAGAGATCAACGAAGAGAACCTCACCAACGTGCTCGACGCTGCTGGCGTCGATGTCGAGGAATCCCGCGTCAAGGCGCTCGTCGCCGCGCTGGAGGACGTCGATATCGACGAGGCAGTCGAGCAGGCCGCGGCAGTTCCCGCTGGCGGTGCCGCAGCAGGCGGCGCAGTCGAGGGCAGTGCCGACGAAGGCGGCGACGACGAAGCCGAAGAGGAAGAGGCCGAAGCAGAGGAAGAAGAGGACGACGGCGACGACGAGGCAGACGGCGAAGGTCTCGGCGAACTCTTCGGGTAA
- a CDS encoding DUF4097 family beta strand repeat-containing protein: protein MTNKLTRRSLLGAGVVGVSAVFAGVLGLGTSGRKRDQVTREVEFDGDTLSAETDNGDVTVNRTDGDAVQVRAVKTATGLAKLSAAALDVSRNDGHLRIAGKTKNVLFGSVSISLEIDVPEDVEVDTAESKNGDAIVQNVEGYVSVRSMNGDVRAYGVTGVESAETENGDVDVAVANVRSDVSIRSKNGDVSAALATDVDATVLARTTNGDVTNNGLPLESVEAGENRIRGTLGDGIHDVTVETTNGDVSLRALN, encoded by the coding sequence ATGACGAACAAACTCACTCGTCGCAGTCTACTCGGTGCGGGCGTAGTTGGAGTGTCGGCCGTGTTCGCGGGCGTTCTCGGCCTCGGGACGTCCGGTCGTAAACGCGACCAAGTCACGCGCGAAGTCGAGTTCGACGGCGACACGTTGAGTGCTGAAACCGACAACGGCGACGTGACTGTCAATCGTACAGATGGCGACGCGGTGCAGGTGCGCGCGGTCAAGACCGCAACGGGGTTGGCCAAACTCAGCGCGGCGGCACTCGACGTGAGTCGCAACGATGGACATCTCCGTATCGCCGGGAAGACGAAGAACGTGCTGTTCGGGAGCGTCTCCATCTCGCTCGAAATCGACGTTCCGGAGGACGTCGAAGTCGATACTGCCGAATCGAAGAACGGCGACGCAATCGTCCAAAACGTCGAGGGCTACGTCTCGGTTCGCTCGATGAACGGCGACGTGCGTGCCTACGGAGTGACTGGTGTCGAGTCCGCGGAGACCGAGAACGGCGACGTGGACGTCGCAGTTGCCAACGTCCGGAGCGACGTTTCGATTCGCTCGAAGAACGGTGACGTTTCGGCCGCACTCGCTACGGACGTAGACGCGACTGTCCTCGCACGGACGACCAACGGCGACGTGACGAACAACGGTCTTCCGCTCGAATCGGTCGAAGCGGGAGAGAATCGAATCCGTGGGACGCTCGGCGACGGTATCCACGACGTGACAGTCGAGACGACGAACGGCGACGTCTCGCTACGCGCGCTGAACTGA